A portion of the Edaphobacter bradus genome contains these proteins:
- a CDS encoding dihydrolipoyl dehydrogenase family protein, producing MAAIERYDVVVLGCGEAGKFIAWTLAKEGKRAVVIERRYVGGSCPNIACLPSKNEVQSAKVAKYLQRSKEFGMVVADGWRVDMAEVYARKRKMVDGLIEMHRENFAKSGAELLMGSGKFVGERRLEVALQAGGTRVIEGEMVFLNMGSRAQRIETPGLADAAPLTHVEALDLEAVPEHLIVLGGGYVGLELAQAMRRFGSRVTVLERSARLLPREDEDVSEALLQLFRDEGIEVVMNAHVERVEGRSGARVKVWLAGGAVLEGSHLLAATGRTPNTDGIGLDLAGVKTTAKGFVQVNDRLETTAANVWALGDCAGSPLFTHIAFDDFRIVRDNLHGAKRTTTGRLVPSCMFTDPELARVGLNESAAKQQGIACRTAKIPAVAVLRARTLGETRGFLKVVVGATDDRILGFTAFIAEAGELLPTVQLAMNGGVSYPVLREMIFTHPTISEAFVPLLSAIPKRA from the coding sequence ATGGCGGCGATTGAGCGTTACGACGTAGTGGTGCTTGGCTGCGGTGAAGCCGGCAAATTTATTGCATGGACGCTGGCCAAAGAGGGCAAGCGGGCAGTGGTGATCGAGCGGAGATATGTGGGCGGGTCGTGCCCGAACATTGCGTGCCTGCCGAGCAAGAATGAGGTTCAGAGCGCGAAGGTGGCGAAGTATCTCCAGCGGAGCAAGGAGTTCGGGATGGTGGTCGCCGATGGGTGGCGCGTTGATATGGCGGAGGTGTACGCGCGCAAGCGGAAGATGGTTGATGGGTTGATTGAGATGCACCGTGAGAATTTTGCGAAGAGCGGCGCGGAGCTGCTGATGGGCTCGGGGAAGTTCGTCGGCGAGCGCAGGCTGGAGGTCGCGCTGCAGGCGGGCGGCACTCGCGTGATCGAGGGAGAGATGGTCTTCCTCAACATGGGGTCACGGGCGCAGCGGATCGAGACGCCAGGGCTGGCGGACGCTGCTCCGCTGACGCATGTTGAGGCGCTTGATCTGGAGGCTGTGCCTGAGCATCTGATCGTGCTGGGCGGCGGATATGTGGGGCTCGAGCTTGCGCAGGCGATGAGGCGGTTTGGCAGCCGCGTGACGGTGCTGGAGCGGAGCGCGAGGCTGTTGCCTCGCGAAGATGAAGATGTCTCGGAGGCCCTGCTGCAGTTGTTTCGTGATGAGGGGATCGAGGTTGTGATGAACGCGCACGTGGAGCGCGTTGAAGGGCGGTCGGGCGCGAGAGTGAAGGTGTGGCTTGCGGGCGGAGCCGTCCTGGAGGGATCCCATCTCCTCGCGGCTACAGGGCGAACGCCGAACACAGATGGCATTGGGCTGGATCTCGCCGGAGTGAAGACGACGGCGAAAGGATTCGTGCAGGTGAATGATCGGCTGGAGACGACCGCCGCGAATGTGTGGGCACTCGGCGATTGTGCGGGGAGCCCTCTCTTTACGCACATTGCGTTCGACGACTTCAGGATTGTGCGGGACAACCTGCACGGAGCAAAGCGCACGACGACGGGAAGGCTCGTGCCGTCGTGTATGTTCACCGATCCTGAGCTGGCGCGAGTTGGGTTGAATGAGAGCGCGGCGAAGCAGCAGGGAATTGCGTGCAGGACGGCGAAGATTCCGGCCGTGGCTGTGCTGCGGGCGAGAACGCTTGGTGAGACGAGGGGATTTCTAAAGGTTGTGGTGGGAGCGACTGATGACCGCATCCTCGGCTTCACGGCCTTCATCGCAGAAGCAGGTGAGCTACTGCCAACAGTGCAGCTTGCGATGAACGGGGGGGTATCCTATCCCGTGCTGCGGGAGATGATCTTCACGCACCCGACGATAAGTGAGGCATTTGTGCCGCTGCTCTCTGCAATCCCCAAGCGGGCCTAG
- a CDS encoding NHL repeat-containing protein produces the protein MSLFRNTDASPHIEHLSPAAAMPGGTIELHGSHLDPAGHRIPHATIGDTFAPVTLSRHTRATVQVPDGSISGDLILHRNDSASNPLHVRIAVPMAENLHPVANPAVDATGQVFATLSGGRGQAVPVSIFRIQRDFQVTPFVRDLLNPTGLAFDREGYLYASSRAEGTVYRISPLGEISTYAEGMGIATGIAFDDVGNLYVGDRSGTIFKINSNREIFVFATLEPSIAAYHLAFNSEGTLFVTGPTTSSNQAVHAIDRDGDTTVFYQGLGRAQGIAFDVDDNLYVAASLRGQRGIVRITPAREASLAVSGNNLVGLAFLEDGCAALATRDSLYHVDLGIEGRPLI, from the coding sequence ATGAGCCTCTTTCGCAATACCGACGCCTCCCCGCACATCGAGCATCTCTCTCCCGCCGCAGCCATGCCCGGCGGCACCATCGAGCTCCACGGCTCACATCTCGATCCTGCCGGCCACCGCATCCCCCACGCGACAATAGGCGATACCTTCGCGCCCGTCACACTCAGCCGCCACACGAGGGCCACTGTCCAGGTTCCAGACGGTTCCATCTCCGGCGACCTCATCCTCCACCGCAACGACAGCGCCAGCAACCCGCTCCACGTCCGCATCGCCGTCCCCATGGCCGAGAACCTGCACCCCGTCGCTAATCCGGCCGTAGATGCCACCGGCCAAGTCTTCGCCACGCTCTCCGGAGGGCGCGGCCAGGCCGTTCCCGTCTCCATCTTCCGCATCCAGCGCGACTTTCAGGTCACTCCTTTCGTCCGCGACCTGCTCAACCCCACAGGCCTCGCCTTCGACCGCGAAGGCTACCTCTACGCCAGCTCCCGCGCCGAAGGGACCGTCTACCGCATCTCTCCGCTAGGCGAGATCTCCACCTACGCCGAAGGCATGGGCATCGCCACCGGCATCGCCTTTGACGACGTCGGCAACCTTTACGTCGGCGACCGCTCCGGCACCATCTTCAAGATCAACTCCAACCGCGAGATCTTCGTCTTCGCTACTCTCGAGCCCTCCATCGCCGCCTACCATCTCGCCTTCAACAGCGAGGGCACCCTCTTCGTCACCGGGCCAACGACCTCCAGCAATCAGGCCGTCCACGCCATCGACCGGGACGGTGACACGACCGTCTTCTACCAGGGCCTCGGCCGTGCGCAAGGCATCGCGTTCGACGTCGACGACAACCTTTATGTGGCAGCCAGCCTGCGCGGCCAGCGTGGCATCGTCCGCATCACGCCCGCGCGCGAAGCATCGCTCGCCGTCTCGGGCAACAACCTCGTCGGCCTCGCCTTTCTGGAAGACGGATGCGCCGCACTCGCCACACGCGACTCTCTCTACCACGTCGATCTCGGCATCGAAGGCCGTCCGCTCATCTAA
- a CDS encoding phosphatidylglycerophosphatase A family protein, with translation MANSGTQLHPPSEKKTLWAWTLGTFFGSGLLKPGPGTYGSITALLLWYGAAHTLNPSPVALAIGTAIAAIAVTLIGIPAATIVARESGRKDPGHVVIDEAAGQLIALIAIPADWKHAALSLLLFRAFDILKPPPIRQLERLPEGTGIMLDDVAAGLLALLCAQIAHLFF, from the coding sequence GTGGCAAACTCCGGCACGCAACTCCACCCGCCGTCGGAAAAGAAGACCCTCTGGGCCTGGACCCTCGGAACCTTCTTCGGCTCCGGCCTGCTCAAGCCCGGCCCCGGAACCTACGGCTCCATCACGGCGCTGCTGCTCTGGTACGGAGCCGCACACACGCTCAATCCTTCGCCAGTCGCCCTCGCGATCGGCACCGCAATCGCAGCCATCGCGGTCACGCTCATCGGCATCCCCGCAGCCACCATCGTCGCCCGCGAATCCGGCCGCAAAGATCCCGGCCACGTCGTCATCGACGAGGCCGCCGGCCAGCTCATCGCCCTCATCGCAATCCCGGCCGACTGGAAGCACGCCGCACTCTCGCTCCTCCTCTTCCGCGCCTTCGACATCCTCAAACCGCCGCCCATCCGACAGCTCGAACGCCTCCCCGAAGGCACCGGCATCATGCTCGACGACGTCGCCGCCGGCCTCCTCGCTCTTCTCTGCGCACAGATCGCTCACCTCTTTTTCTAG
- a CDS encoding DNA gyrase inhibitor YacG, with product MAKNSTPKAKTLRCPTCRTLVLEQNEDFPFCSDRCRRIDLGKWASGDYKVSTPIQDPDLLEELARSKRTKTNNDDEVN from the coding sequence ATGGCAAAGAACTCCACACCTAAAGCGAAGACCCTCCGCTGCCCCACCTGCCGCACCCTCGTTCTCGAACAGAACGAAGACTTCCCTTTCTGCAGTGACCGCTGCCGCCGCATCGATCTCGGCAAATGGGCCAGCGGCGACTACAAGGTTTCCACACCAATTCAGGACCCTGATCTTCTCGAAGAACTCGCCCGCTCCAAACGCACTAAAACCAACAACGACGACGAAGTGAACTAG